A stretch of the Actinomyces qiguomingii genome encodes the following:
- a CDS encoding citrate synthase: MTETPTDLRAQDAPGMLTVGETSLELPRALATDGSDGLAVGKLLGTTGLVTLDPGFTNTAACTSDITYIDGAAGILRYRGYPIEELAKSSTFLEVAYLLINGELPDPETFERFQRRIGRHRLLHEDFRSFFTSFPSSGHPMAILQAGIAGLATYYEDTLNPHDPYETELATVLLLSKMPTMISYIARRAIGLPLLYPDPKRGYVEDFLNMTFGMPYQASDIDPTVVRALDMLLILHADHEQNCSTSTVRLVGSSDANMYASVAAGVGALSGPLHGGANEAVLRMLDTIQSEGMSTSEFVRKVKNKEDGVRLMGFGHRVYKNYDPRAALVKETAHEVLTRLGSKDGDRKLEIAMELEEVALSDDYFISRSLYPNVDFYTGLIYQAMGFPTKMFTPLFALGRLPGWIAQYREMMSDPAKRIGRPRQVYTGEIERHYVAMHRRKRVREYLDTRVGEPTLDRVPRV, from the coding sequence ATGACCGAAACGCCCACTGACCTGCGCGCCCAGGACGCCCCCGGGATGCTCACCGTCGGCGAGACGAGCCTGGAACTGCCGCGAGCCCTCGCGACCGACGGCTCGGATGGTCTCGCCGTCGGCAAACTGCTGGGGACCACGGGCCTGGTCACGCTCGACCCCGGCTTCACCAACACCGCCGCCTGCACCTCGGACATTACCTACATCGACGGCGCCGCCGGCATTCTGCGCTACCGCGGCTACCCGATTGAGGAGCTGGCCAAGTCCTCCACCTTCCTGGAGGTCGCCTACCTGCTGATCAACGGGGAACTGCCCGACCCGGAGACCTTCGAGCGCTTCCAGCGGCGCATCGGCCGCCACCGCCTGCTGCACGAGGACTTCCGTAGCTTCTTCACCTCCTTCCCCTCCTCCGGACACCCCATGGCGATCCTCCAGGCGGGTATCGCCGGCTTGGCCACCTACTACGAGGACACTCTCAATCCGCACGATCCTTACGAGACCGAGCTCGCCACGGTCCTACTGCTGAGCAAGATGCCGACGATGATCAGCTATATCGCGCGCCGCGCCATCGGGCTGCCGTTGCTGTATCCCGATCCCAAGCGCGGTTACGTCGAGGACTTTCTCAACATGACCTTCGGCATGCCTTATCAGGCCAGTGACATCGACCCCACCGTGGTGCGCGCCCTGGACATGTTGCTGATCCTGCACGCCGACCACGAGCAGAACTGCTCCACCTCCACGGTGCGCCTGGTCGGCTCCTCGGACGCCAACATGTACGCCTCCGTGGCCGCCGGCGTCGGCGCCCTGTCCGGGCCGCTGCACGGCGGCGCTAACGAGGCGGTGCTACGCATGCTGGACACCATCCAGTCCGAGGGGATGAGCACCTCTGAATTCGTCCGCAAGGTGAAGAACAAGGAGGACGGGGTGCGTCTTATGGGCTTCGGGCACCGCGTCTACAAGAACTACGACCCGCGCGCCGCCCTGGTGAAGGAGACCGCCCACGAGGTGCTCACGCGCCTGGGCTCCAAGGACGGGGACCGCAAGCTGGAGATCGCCATGGAGTTGGAGGAGGTGGCCCTGTCCGACGATTACTTCATCTCCCGCAGCCTGTACCCGAACGTGGACTTTTACACCGGGCTGATCTACCAGGCCATGGGCTTCCCCACGAAGATGTTCACCCCGCTGTTCGCCCTCGGCCGCCTGCCCGGTTGGATCGCCCAGTACCGGGAGATGATGAGCGACCCGGCCAAGCGCATCGGCCGTCCCCGGCAGGTGTACACCGGAGAGATCGAGCGCCACTACGTGGCCATGCACCGCCGCAAGCGCGTGCGCGAGTACCTCGACACCCGTGTTGGCGAACCCACGCTGGACCGCGTCCCGCGCGTGTGA
- a CDS encoding SDR family NAD(P)-dependent oxidoreductase: MTTIAIIGGGPGLGRAVARRFGQEGFNVALISRSREHLDERVAALSADGVKARGYVADGRDGKAITRALADAARELGPIEVLQWSPVPAREFMKPVLETSAEDLVGPIEMSVYGPVNAVRQVLPGMRELGRGTILLINGGSAVRPGPMVTGTSVAFAGESAYGQLLHDALAPEGIHVAQLIIPRGIGGGEPSHEPAALADRIWELHAQHDGDFRTFAAPMDV, translated from the coding sequence ATGACCACCATCGCCATCATCGGCGGCGGCCCGGGCCTGGGCCGTGCCGTCGCCCGCCGCTTCGGGCAGGAGGGCTTCAACGTCGCCCTGATCTCCCGCAGCCGCGAGCACCTGGATGAGCGGGTCGCCGCCCTGAGCGCAGACGGCGTCAAGGCCCGCGGCTACGTCGCCGACGGCCGCGACGGGAAGGCAATTACTCGGGCTCTGGCCGACGCTGCCCGCGAACTCGGCCCCATTGAGGTGCTCCAGTGGAGCCCCGTGCCGGCACGCGAATTCATGAAGCCCGTACTGGAGACCAGCGCGGAGGATCTGGTCGGCCCCATCGAGATGTCCGTCTACGGCCCCGTCAATGCGGTGCGTCAGGTACTTCCGGGCATGCGCGAGCTCGGCCGCGGCACGATCCTGCTGATCAACGGCGGCTCCGCCGTCCGCCCGGGCCCGATGGTCACCGGCACCTCGGTGGCCTTCGCCGGGGAGAGCGCCTACGGGCAGCTCCTGCACGACGCGCTCGCCCCGGAGGGGATTCACGTCGCCCAGCTGATTATTCCGCGCGGCATCGGAGGCGGCGAGCCCTCCCACGAGCCGGCGGCCCTGGCCGACCGGATCTGGGAGCTGCACGCACAGCACGACGGCGACTTCCGCACTTTCGCCGCTCCCATGGACGTCTAG
- a CDS encoding CorA family divalent cation transporter has translation MYYLIDESLTPCGPEEVDHADRQFVAVLTPEQWAQRRSTFDLGIDIDPDPDVVLGTQAEVNYDAITGTIFIPDRTSPDAPDKRFAFALDEKGVVFIDAQETAAGLVAAIAATRRWRRPGLERFLADFLMQIIKDDAALLRGYERELDHMEDAILDDTAVGAAERINEMRSELRDLDSHYDHLMDLTQILEENENGFFRDEDLRYFRTVYGRLDKLRDQASSLRDQALQIRDLYKMHLDVRQNHIMAALTIVTAIFAPLTLIVGWYGMNFEHMPELQWPWSYPAVGVLSVLVAIGCIAFFKHRKWL, from the coding sequence GTGTACTACCTGATTGACGAGTCGCTGACTCCATGTGGCCCGGAAGAAGTGGACCACGCCGACAGGCAGTTCGTCGCCGTACTGACTCCCGAGCAGTGGGCCCAGCGCCGCAGTACCTTCGATCTGGGCATCGACATCGACCCCGATCCCGACGTCGTCCTGGGCACTCAGGCCGAGGTCAACTACGACGCGATCACGGGCACGATCTTTATCCCGGACCGCACGTCGCCCGATGCTCCGGATAAGCGATTCGCCTTCGCACTGGATGAGAAGGGCGTGGTGTTCATCGATGCCCAGGAGACTGCCGCGGGGCTCGTGGCGGCCATCGCCGCCACACGCCGGTGGCGCCGACCGGGGCTGGAGCGTTTCCTGGCCGATTTCCTCATGCAGATCATCAAGGACGACGCCGCCCTTCTACGCGGCTACGAGCGTGAGCTGGATCATATGGAGGATGCAATTCTGGATGACACCGCCGTGGGCGCGGCGGAGCGGATCAATGAGATGCGCTCCGAGCTGCGCGACCTCGACAGCCACTACGACCACCTCATGGATCTCACGCAGATCCTTGAGGAGAACGAGAACGGCTTCTTCCGGGACGAGGACCTGCGCTACTTCCGCACGGTCTACGGTCGGCTCGACAAGCTGCGCGACCAGGCATCCTCGCTGCGCGACCAGGCCCTCCAGATACGTGACCTGTACAAGATGCATCTGGACGTGCGGCAGAACCACATTATGGCGGCGCTCACGATCGTCACCGCGATTTTCGCTCCGCTGACGCTTATTGTCGGCTGGTACGGGATGAACTTCGAGCACATGCCCGAGCTTCAGTGGCCGTGGAGTTATCCGGCGGTCGGGGTCCTAAGTGTTCTGGTGGCCATCGGCTGTATCGCCTTCTTCAAGCACCGCAAGTGGCTGTGA
- a CDS encoding aldo/keto reductase: MTNIVPTKTLNNGVEMPVLGYGVFQTPPEKTERCVSEALQVGYRLIDTAQAYGNEEGVGAAVAKSGLPREEVFITSKVWVSNMNYERAAASIDESLEKLGTDHIDLMLLHQAMGDYPGAYRALEDAYKAGKLRAIGVSNFYPERLVDVAALAEITPAVNQVETHPFRQDDAAHAVMAELGVVHEAWAPFAEGQNNIFANPVLTEIGAKYGKQPSQVILRALIQKDVVVIPKTTHRNRMEENFDVFDFELSDEDLATFRALDDGSLPRIFDHCDPKLVGWLLRDLVKAQQLGGGTLY, from the coding sequence ATGACTAACATCGTCCCCACCAAGACGCTCAACAACGGCGTCGAAATGCCCGTGCTCGGCTACGGCGTCTTCCAGACCCCGCCGGAGAAGACCGAGCGCTGCGTGAGCGAGGCCCTCCAGGTCGGCTACCGCCTCATCGACACCGCGCAGGCCTACGGCAATGAGGAGGGCGTGGGCGCCGCCGTCGCGAAGAGCGGGCTGCCGCGAGAGGAGGTGTTCATCACCTCCAAGGTCTGGGTGTCCAACATGAACTATGAGCGCGCCGCCGCCTCCATCGACGAGTCGCTGGAAAAGCTCGGCACCGACCACATCGACCTGATGCTGCTGCACCAGGCCATGGGCGACTACCCGGGCGCTTACCGGGCCCTGGAGGATGCCTATAAGGCCGGCAAGCTGCGCGCCATCGGCGTGTCCAACTTCTACCCCGAGCGGCTGGTGGACGTGGCCGCGCTGGCCGAGATCACCCCGGCCGTCAACCAGGTCGAGACGCACCCGTTCCGCCAGGACGACGCCGCACACGCGGTTATGGCCGAGCTCGGCGTCGTCCACGAGGCCTGGGCTCCCTTCGCGGAGGGGCAGAACAATATCTTCGCCAACCCGGTTCTCACCGAGATCGGCGCCAAGTACGGTAAGCAGCCCAGCCAGGTAATCCTGCGCGCGCTAATCCAGAAAGATGTGGTGGTAATCCCCAAGACCACTCACCGCAACCGCATGGAGGAGAACTTCGACGTGTTCGACTTCGAGCTGAGCGATGAGGACCTGGCGACCTTCCGCGCCCTGGACGACGGCTCCCTGCCGCGCATCTTCGACCACTGCGACCCCAAGCTCGTCGGCTGGCTGCTGCGCGACCTGGTCAAGGCCCAGCAGCTGGGCGGCGGAACCTTGTACTGA
- a CDS encoding aldo/keto reductase — translation MITIPSFTMNNGINIPALGYGVFQMTSDQVREHLPQALELGYRHIDTANAYFNEVAVGEVVRDAIAAGSVKREDLFITSKLFPQSYPYAQAVKDIDATLERLGLDYLDLLLFHQPYGEYTSGWKAMEEAVAAGKIRSIGLSNFPIAKFQEILDVASIKPVVNQVEAHPRWNQHELKARMDRAAGTEVLVEAWYPLGHGDKTLLEEPAIAAAAQRTGATPAQVILAWHLAEKNITFPKTLNPAHMADNLAALDVTLTEAEIAAINETPQAPYYVIPDEPPAFTTTVNDYSQQA, via the coding sequence ATGATCACCATCCCGTCCTTCACCATGAACAACGGCATCAACATCCCGGCGCTGGGCTACGGCGTCTTCCAGATGACCTCCGACCAGGTCCGCGAACACCTGCCGCAGGCCCTCGAGCTCGGCTACCGGCACATCGACACCGCCAACGCCTACTTCAACGAGGTCGCCGTCGGCGAGGTGGTGCGGGACGCCATCGCCGCCGGCAGCGTGAAGCGCGAGGACCTGTTCATCACCAGCAAGCTGTTCCCGCAGTCCTACCCCTACGCGCAGGCCGTGAAGGACATCGACGCCACCTTGGAGCGCCTGGGCCTGGACTACCTGGACCTGCTGCTGTTCCACCAGCCCTACGGCGAGTACACCTCCGGCTGGAAGGCGATGGAGGAGGCCGTGGCCGCGGGCAAGATCCGCTCAATCGGTCTGTCCAACTTCCCGATCGCCAAGTTCCAGGAGATCCTGGACGTCGCCTCCATCAAGCCGGTCGTGAACCAAGTGGAGGCGCACCCGCGCTGGAACCAGCACGAGCTGAAGGCCCGGATGGACCGCGCTGCCGGCACCGAGGTCCTGGTAGAGGCCTGGTACCCGCTCGGCCATGGCGACAAGACCCTGCTGGAAGAGCCCGCGATCGCCGCCGCCGCGCAACGCACGGGCGCCACCCCCGCCCAGGTGATCCTGGCCTGGCACCTGGCGGAGAAGAACATCACCTTCCCCAAGACCTTGAATCCCGCCCACATGGCGGACAACCTCGCCGCCCTCGACGTGACGCTGACCGAGGCGGAGATCGCCGCGATCAACGAAACCCCGCAGGCCCCCTATTACGTGATCCCCGACGAGCCGCCCGCCTTCACGACGACGGTCAACGACTACTCCCAGCAGGCCTGA
- a CDS encoding LysR family transcriptional regulator, with the protein MRQTHKWGSERQVDFEQLRQLEAIAREGTLSAAARSLHLSQPALSRSLQRLEAELRQPLFDRPGRRLVLNEAGRIALDHAGRLLREEKALRAVLGDLARRTRALRVGTVAPAPLWRLTSLIVERFPGLVLTSQSLAEEEVEEGIVSGEIDLGISLRPHPLPSVRSAWLMVENLAVALPAGHALADREQVAVAELDGETFLLLADIGFWRERCDRHLPHSQFVVQEDRDVFAQLAKSSPLPHFITDAPALSAPAPGRVVVPIRDAMAHATFYLLLCPGGRREAADVFDWARGRTS; encoded by the coding sequence ATGCGTCAGACACATAAGTGGGGGAGTGAGCGGCAGGTGGACTTCGAGCAGCTGCGCCAGCTGGAGGCGATCGCGCGCGAGGGCACGCTCAGCGCCGCCGCTCGCTCCCTGCATCTGTCCCAGCCGGCGCTCAGCCGTTCGCTGCAACGCCTAGAGGCAGAACTGCGACAGCCCCTCTTCGACCGTCCCGGACGCCGCCTCGTTCTCAACGAGGCCGGACGCATCGCCCTGGACCACGCCGGACGGCTCCTGCGCGAGGAGAAGGCTCTGCGCGCCGTCTTGGGCGACCTCGCCCGCCGTACCCGGGCCCTGCGCGTGGGCACTGTTGCGCCGGCTCCGTTGTGGCGGCTGACCTCCCTGATCGTCGAGCGTTTCCCCGGTCTGGTGCTCACTTCCCAGTCGCTTGCCGAGGAGGAGGTGGAGGAGGGCATCGTCAGTGGCGAGATAGACCTGGGCATCTCCCTGCGGCCCCACCCGTTGCCGAGCGTGCGCTCGGCCTGGCTCATGGTGGAGAACCTCGCCGTCGCCCTGCCCGCCGGGCACGCGCTTGCGGACCGGGAGCAGGTGGCGGTCGCTGAGCTGGATGGGGAGACCTTCTTGCTGCTGGCGGACATTGGCTTCTGGCGCGAGCGCTGCGACCGCCACCTGCCCCACTCGCAGTTCGTCGTGCAGGAGGACCGGGACGTCTTCGCGCAACTGGCCAAAAGCTCCCCGCTGCCGCATTTCATCACCGACGCTCCCGCACTATCCGCTCCCGCGCCCGGACGTGTAGTCGTCCCCATTCGGGACGCCATGGCGCACGCAACCTTCTACCTGCTGCTGTGCCCGGGCGGGCGCCGCGAGGCCGCAGACGTATTCGACTGGGCGCGCGGCCGGACCTCCTGA
- a CDS encoding helix-turn-helix transcriptional regulator produces the protein MKHSVGRNIARLRLARGMTQEQLAKRMGVTPQAVSKWENDLNYPDVATLPALAALLDTSVDALLAVPDEDAPTDSPTPPPPASSATPSPASPPRALSPAVPTATGFTLVRPEPATQTEGGRQAPRTAGRSLHIEVRGPQDNVNLAFPMQAVSALAALIANVPQVRTAAGTHGIDLNALLATSYSALDSAGPSTLIDVIDDEDHVRIWVD, from the coding sequence ATGAAGCACTCGGTCGGACGCAATATCGCCAGGCTGCGGCTCGCACGCGGCATGACCCAGGAGCAGCTCGCAAAACGCATGGGCGTCACTCCGCAGGCTGTCAGCAAGTGGGAGAACGACCTGAACTACCCGGATGTGGCCACCCTGCCCGCCCTGGCGGCCCTGCTCGACACGAGCGTCGACGCACTGCTCGCCGTGCCCGATGAGGACGCACCGACCGACAGCCCGACGCCTCCCCCGCCTGCATCCTCCGCGACGCCGTCGCCAGCATCGCCCCCGAGGGCGTTGTCGCCCGCTGTGCCCACAGCCACCGGATTCACCCTCGTGCGTCCCGAGCCCGCGACACAGACGGAGGGCGGGCGGCAAGCACCGCGAACGGCCGGGCGCAGCCTCCACATTGAGGTCCGGGGCCCGCAGGACAATGTCAACCTGGCCTTCCCCATGCAGGCAGTCTCCGCGCTGGCGGCCCTCATCGCGAATGTGCCGCAGGTGCGCACCGCCGCCGGCACCCATGGCATCGATCTCAATGCACTCCTGGCCACCTCATACAGCGCCCTCGACAGCGCCGGCCCGAGCACCCTCATCGACGTCATCGATGATGAGGACCACGTCCGCATCTGGGTCGACTAG
- a CDS encoding MATE family efflux transporter has product MSQHLGPRALLRFTAPSIAMMIFTSIYGVVDGLFVANFAGKTALAAVTLIMPFIMILGTLGFMMGSGGSELISHTRGRGDGELANRYFSMIVYVALGAGIALALIGALAMRPVAQLLGASGQMLELCVLYGRILMVSLPAFMLQYAFQTFASTAGRPRLGLYVTVAAGVTNMALDLLFVGALGWGVAGAAWATVASELFGGLVPLFWFARPNSSFLRLGRPAGDLAALGRVCVNGSSEMMAVVAISVVSIIYNLQLLKYVGPDGVAAYGVVMYVSMIFTAVFEGFCMGAAPLMSYRHGAANDVEKRSLMRTSLAILGVAGAAMLLTSQLLAHPLALVFAGRDPGLMELTETALRIFSISFLPMGVSMYGSSLFTALGNGLVSAALAAGRTLGLEVGSVLLLPLLVGSTGIWAAIIVAETMAALAVGGLIGWLGPRYGLRGLRRGRRRDPGTVPA; this is encoded by the coding sequence ATGTCCCAGCACCTGGGGCCGCGCGCACTGCTGCGCTTCACGGCGCCCTCCATCGCGATGATGATCTTCACCTCGATCTACGGCGTGGTCGACGGCCTGTTCGTCGCGAACTTCGCCGGCAAGACGGCGCTGGCCGCCGTCACCCTGATCATGCCGTTCATCATGATCCTGGGCACCCTCGGCTTCATGATGGGCTCGGGCGGCAGTGAACTCATCTCCCACACCCGCGGCCGGGGCGACGGCGAACTGGCGAATCGTTATTTCTCCATGATCGTCTACGTCGCGCTCGGGGCGGGCATCGCGTTGGCACTCATCGGCGCGCTGGCCATGCGGCCCGTCGCCCAATTGCTCGGTGCATCCGGCCAGATGCTTGAGCTGTGCGTGCTGTACGGGCGGATTCTGATGGTCTCGCTGCCTGCGTTCATGCTGCAGTACGCCTTCCAGACCTTCGCCTCCACCGCGGGCAGGCCCCGACTCGGACTGTATGTGACGGTTGCGGCGGGGGTGACCAACATGGCTCTGGATCTGCTGTTCGTCGGCGCCCTCGGGTGGGGCGTGGCCGGAGCCGCGTGGGCCACCGTAGCCTCGGAGCTGTTCGGCGGCCTGGTGCCGTTGTTCTGGTTCGCTCGCCCGAACAGCAGCTTCCTGCGGCTGGGCCGCCCGGCCGGGGACCTGGCCGCGCTGGGACGGGTATGTGTGAACGGATCATCGGAGATGATGGCGGTGGTGGCCATCTCGGTGGTCAGCATCATCTACAACCTGCAGTTGCTGAAGTATGTCGGCCCCGACGGGGTGGCCGCCTACGGCGTGGTCATGTACGTCAGCATGATCTTCACCGCGGTCTTCGAGGGCTTCTGCATGGGCGCCGCCCCGCTGATGAGCTACCGGCACGGCGCCGCGAACGACGTGGAGAAGCGCAGCCTGATGCGTACCTCACTGGCCATACTCGGCGTGGCCGGCGCGGCGATGCTGCTCACCTCACAACTGTTGGCGCACCCGCTGGCGCTCGTCTTCGCCGGACGCGACCCCGGTCTCATGGAGCTGACCGAGACGGCGCTGCGCATCTTCTCCATCTCCTTCCTGCCCATGGGCGTGAGCATGTACGGCTCATCATTGTTCACGGCACTGGGCAACGGGCTCGTCTCGGCGGCGCTGGCGGCTGGCCGCACCCTCGGTCTGGAGGTGGGCTCGGTCCTGCTGCTGCCGCTGCTCGTGGGTTCCACGGGCATCTGGGCCGCGATCATCGTGGCCGAGACCATGGCCGCGCTGGCCGTGGGTGGGCTAATCGGCTGGCTGGGGCCCCGGTATGGGCTTCGCGGCCTCCGACGAGGCCGCCGACGCGACCCCGGAACCGTCCCCGCCTAG
- a CDS encoding MarR family winged helix-turn-helix transcriptional regulator — protein MATDLMELQQAINTTIKRTEDAYHRAARAAGLSDAAFDILYALHMEGEGCSQSRLGELCFTRKQTVNSAIKRLQEDGIVHLEPGPGRSTHVYLTDQGSALIAEHIIPIINAELTALASITSAQRNELAAALTEHANVLVEELDAVEYD, from the coding sequence ATGGCCACCGACCTGATGGAACTGCAGCAGGCGATCAACACGACGATCAAACGCACTGAGGACGCCTACCACCGGGCCGCCCGGGCGGCGGGACTGTCGGATGCAGCATTCGACATTCTGTATGCACTGCACATGGAGGGTGAGGGCTGCTCGCAGAGCCGACTTGGCGAGCTGTGCTTCACCCGGAAGCAAACAGTCAACTCCGCCATCAAACGGCTCCAGGAAGACGGCATCGTGCACCTTGAGCCCGGGCCGGGGCGAAGCACCCACGTCTACCTGACCGATCAGGGCAGTGCACTCATCGCCGAGCACATCATCCCCATCATCAATGCCGAGCTCACAGCCCTGGCCTCGATAACATCTGCTCAGCGCAACGAGCTCGCCGCCGCCCTGACCGAACACGCGAACGTCCTGGTAGAAGAGCTGGACGCAGTCGAATACGACTGA
- a CDS encoding beta-glucosidase: protein MNQYEIDHLATVRAGAPESMVLLKTDGSFPLKGLGRIALYGAGARRTIKGGTGSGDVNSRHVVTVEEGLENAGFTITTKSWLDAYDRVAEENHKTFVADLKAQAKAAGVPAIYFGMGAVEPAPAFDLPLDGDGEAAIYVVARDSGEGNDRHPEAGDVKLTDSEIRDISALATKFDKFLLVLNVGGVVDLTPVKDVSNILLLSQLGAAIGDAFADVLLGKSYPSGKLSTTWAAWEDYSTEGDFGDPDDTNYREGVYVGYRYFDSVGTAPIFPFGYGLGYTTFTIGAPAVSASGSEITVKASVTNTGTAAGKEVVQVYVSVPAGDLDQPYQALAAFAKTGELAAGAAEDVAVTFDLTDIASYDAAKAATVLESGDYVVRVGASSRDTVPAAVVELAETAIVRRLHDALGDPGFTDFKPAAPVAVEVPADLPRLAVTAADLRREDTHAPVDLTEALDYVKNLSDDELSYIVLGDYSDDAEKQSIIGQASQALVGAAGQTTTRFEGLPSLVMPDGPAGLRLSPQVGVDADGAFPLGEALGGLFAELMDDESVAALGGDTAPAPRTPERTYEQYATAIPIGTAIAQTWNPELAAAYGDLVGVEMDHFGAHLWLAPAFNLHRTILCGRNFEYMSEDPLLAGRMAAGITRGVQAHPGRAVTVKHFAFNNQETNRLNSNSHVSQRAARDLYLRSFEIVIREAQPHALMTSYNLLNGVHTSESADLLETILREEWGYKGLVMTDWVVDSMARTDLKYPRATASATVKAGNELFMPGCEADRQDILAALRDEGTAAVTLTRAELEKQAARVVRMAHLLGDVASAPEV from the coding sequence ATGAACCAGTACGAGATTGACCACCTGGCAACGGTACGCGCGGGGGCGCCCGAATCCATGGTGCTGCTGAAGACCGACGGATCCTTCCCCCTTAAGGGCCTCGGCAGGATCGCACTGTACGGGGCGGGTGCCCGGCGCACGATCAAGGGCGGAACCGGCAGCGGCGACGTCAACTCCCGCCATGTGGTCACCGTTGAGGAAGGGCTCGAGAACGCCGGCTTCACCATCACCACCAAGTCCTGGCTGGACGCCTATGATCGCGTCGCCGAGGAGAACCACAAGACCTTCGTCGCAGACCTGAAGGCTCAGGCCAAGGCTGCGGGCGTGCCCGCCATCTACTTCGGAATGGGCGCAGTCGAGCCCGCCCCCGCCTTCGACCTGCCGCTCGACGGCGACGGCGAGGCCGCCATCTACGTCGTCGCCCGCGACTCTGGTGAGGGAAATGACCGCCACCCCGAGGCCGGCGACGTGAAACTCACCGATTCCGAGATCCGCGACATCAGCGCACTCGCCACCAAGTTCGACAAGTTCCTACTGGTGCTCAACGTCGGCGGCGTCGTCGACCTGACGCCGGTGAAGGACGTGAGCAACATCCTGCTGCTGTCCCAGCTGGGCGCCGCTATCGGCGACGCCTTCGCCGACGTGCTGCTCGGCAAGAGCTACCCCTCCGGCAAGCTATCCACCACCTGGGCGGCCTGGGAGGACTACTCCACTGAGGGTGACTTCGGCGACCCGGATGACACCAACTACCGCGAGGGCGTCTACGTCGGTTACCGCTACTTCGACTCGGTCGGCACCGCCCCGATCTTCCCCTTCGGCTACGGCCTGGGCTACACCACCTTTACCATCGGCGCCCCCGCCGTCAGCGCCTCCGGCTCCGAGATCACCGTGAAGGCCTCCGTGACCAACACCGGCACCGCCGCCGGCAAGGAGGTCGTCCAGGTCTACGTCTCCGTGCCCGCCGGCGACCTCGACCAGCCCTACCAGGCCCTGGCCGCCTTCGCCAAGACCGGCGAGCTTGCTGCGGGCGCGGCCGAGGACGTCGCCGTCACCTTCGACCTGACCGACATCGCCTCCTATGACGCCGCCAAGGCCGCCACCGTGCTCGAGTCCGGCGACTACGTGGTGCGCGTGGGCGCTTCCAGCCGTGACACGGTCCCCGCGGCCGTCGTCGAGCTGGCCGAGACGGCGATTGTCCGTCGGCTCCACGACGCCCTGGGAGACCCCGGCTTCACCGACTTCAAGCCGGCCGCACCGGTCGCCGTCGAGGTGCCGGCCGACCTTCCGCGGCTGGCAGTGACCGCCGCCGACCTGCGCCGTGAGGACACCCACGCCCCCGTGGACCTGACCGAGGCCCTCGACTACGTGAAGAACCTGTCCGACGACGAACTGTCCTACATCGTGCTGGGTGACTACAGCGACGACGCCGAGAAGCAGTCCATCATCGGTCAGGCCTCGCAGGCACTGGTCGGCGCCGCGGGCCAGACCACCACACGCTTCGAGGGGCTGCCGTCGCTGGTCATGCCCGACGGCCCCGCCGGACTGCGCCTGTCGCCTCAGGTGGGCGTGGACGCCGATGGCGCCTTCCCGCTCGGGGAGGCCCTGGGCGGCCTGTTCGCCGAGCTCATGGACGACGAGTCTGTTGCCGCGCTCGGCGGTGACACCGCCCCCGCGCCCCGTACCCCGGAGCGCACCTACGAGCAGTACGCCACCGCCATCCCGATCGGCACCGCCATTGCCCAGACCTGGAATCCCGAGCTGGCCGCCGCCTATGGCGACCTGGTGGGCGTGGAGATGGACCACTTTGGCGCCCACCTGTGGCTGGCCCCGGCCTTCAATCTGCACCGCACCATCCTGTGCGGGCGCAACTTCGAGTACATGTCTGAGGACCCGCTGCTCGCCGGCCGCATGGCCGCTGGTATCACCCGCGGCGTCCAGGCCCACCCGGGTCGCGCCGTCACCGTCAAGCACTTCGCCTTCAACAACCAGGAGACGAACCGCCTGAACTCCAACAGCCACGTCTCCCAGCGGGCCGCCCGCGACCTGTACCTGCGCAGCTTCGAGATCGTTATCCGTGAGGCTCAGCCCCACGCGCTCATGACCTCCTACAACCTGCTCAACGGGGTGCACACCTCCGAGTCCGCCGACCTGCTGGAGACCATCCTGCGCGAGGAGTGGGGCTATAAGGGCCTGGTCATGACCGACTGGGTGGTGGACTCCATGGCCCGCACGGACCTGAAGTACCCCCGCGCCACCGCCTCGGCCACCGTCAAGGCCGGCAACGAGCTGTTCATGCCCGGCTGCGAGGCGGACCGCCAGGACATCCTCGCGGCCCTGCGCGACGAGGGGACGGCGGCCGTGACGCTGACCCGCGCCGAGCTCGAGAAGCAGGCCGCCCGGGTGGTGCGCATGGCCCACCTGCTGGGCGACGTCGCCTCCGCCCCGGAGGTCTGA